The following coding sequences lie in one Pectobacterium sp. A5351 genomic window:
- a CDS encoding iron ABC transporter ATP-binding protein, which yields MIEIGNVTKTYNNVTVLNNVTATVPRGGVTSIIGPNGAGKSTLLSIISRLLEADRGQVKVNGMDVMTTPSDKLATCLSVLRQENQFTSRLTVAELVGFGRYPYTKGRLNADDRERINAALAFLNLTELKDRFLDELSGGQRQRAYVAMVLCQDTEYVLLDEPLNNLDMKHAVAMMKQIRRAADELGKTIVLVIHDINFASAYSDYIIAMRKGQIIYTGKPEDIMVSDVLEDIFDTEVAIEEVHNQRIAVYYR from the coding sequence GTGATTGAGATCGGCAATGTAACCAAAACGTATAATAACGTAACGGTATTAAATAATGTCACGGCGACAGTGCCTCGCGGTGGCGTCACGTCGATAATCGGCCCGAACGGTGCGGGGAAGTCGACATTGTTGTCCATCATCAGCCGTTTGCTGGAAGCGGATCGCGGACAGGTAAAGGTTAATGGCATGGATGTGATGACAACGCCAAGCGATAAGCTTGCTACCTGTTTGTCCGTGCTGCGGCAGGAAAACCAGTTTACCAGCCGCTTGACGGTGGCGGAGCTGGTGGGTTTTGGCCGTTATCCTTACACCAAAGGGCGGTTGAACGCTGACGATCGTGAGCGTATTAACGCCGCGTTGGCGTTTCTCAATCTGACCGAATTGAAAGATCGTTTTTTAGATGAGCTTTCCGGCGGCCAACGGCAGCGTGCTTATGTCGCGATGGTGCTGTGTCAGGACACGGAATATGTGCTGCTGGATGAACCTCTGAATAATCTGGATATGAAACACGCCGTGGCGATGATGAAGCAGATCCGCCGTGCGGCGGATGAACTAGGCAAAACCATCGTGCTGGTTATCCACGACATCAACTTTGCTTCTGCCTATTCAGACTACATTATTGCGATGCGCAAAGGGCAGATTATCTATACGGGAAAACCGGAGGACATTATGGTGTCCGACGTCCTGGAAGATATTTTCGATACTGAAGTGGCCATTGAAGAGGTTCATAATCAGCGTATCGCGGTATATTATCGTTAA
- a CDS encoding iron chelate uptake ABC transporter family permease subunit, whose product MSVNEFKVDTRPATAPVEPSAAPYRRLWWLSAGALAIIVVFMTINLGGNLRYILIHRGQILSTMILVAFAASVSTVLFQTVTNNRILTPSIMGFEALFVLLQTMVLFFFGVQGISAVGVSGKFVFEALLLVLFSSLLYRWLFTGRHSNLHLVLLVGIICGTLFRSASSLMQRLLTPSEFAVLQGRMFATFTRAAPELIVLSAVIILIVALFVWRLRFQLDVLALGKNTAINLGIAYKRHVTIVLLLVSILVAISTALVGPLTFLGFMVANLAYLIAGSSQHRILLPTAFLLGIIALVGGQLILEHLLGMAGALSVVLEFIGGSLFIVLLLKKVSV is encoded by the coding sequence ATGTCAGTTAATGAATTTAAGGTTGATACCCGCCCTGCAACAGCGCCAGTCGAGCCCAGCGCCGCGCCTTATCGGCGTTTATGGTGGTTGAGTGCGGGGGCATTAGCGATAATCGTCGTGTTCATGACCATCAATCTGGGGGGGAACCTACGCTATATCCTGATACATCGAGGGCAGATTTTATCTACGATGATACTGGTGGCATTTGCTGCCAGTGTATCAACGGTATTGTTCCAGACGGTGACCAATAACCGCATTCTGACCCCATCAATCATGGGATTTGAGGCGCTGTTTGTCCTGTTGCAAACGATGGTGTTGTTCTTTTTCGGCGTGCAAGGTATTTCAGCGGTTGGCGTCAGTGGTAAGTTTGTCTTCGAAGCGTTGTTGTTGGTTCTGTTCTCCTCGTTACTTTATCGCTGGTTGTTTACCGGTCGTCACAGCAATCTGCATTTGGTTCTGCTGGTCGGGATCATTTGCGGTACGTTGTTTCGCAGTGCGTCAAGCCTGATGCAACGTCTCTTAACGCCCAGTGAATTCGCCGTGTTACAGGGGCGAATGTTCGCCACGTTTACTCGAGCAGCCCCAGAATTAATTGTGCTATCAGCGGTCATCATCTTGATTGTGGCGCTGTTCGTGTGGCGGTTGCGTTTCCAATTAGATGTGTTGGCGTTAGGGAAAAATACGGCGATTAATCTTGGGATCGCCTACAAGCGCCATGTCACCATCGTACTGTTATTGGTATCCATACTTGTTGCTATTTCGACGGCATTAGTGGGGCCACTGACCTTTTTAGGGTTCATGGTTGCCAATTTAGCCTATCTGATCGCAGGGTCCAGCCAACATCGTATTCTTCTCCCAACGGCGTTTTTGCTTGGCATTATCGCATTAGTGGGGGGGCAACTGATTTTGGAGCATCTGCTTGGCATGGCTGGTGCGCTCTCTGTCGTCCTCGAATTTATCGGTGGGTCGCTGTTTATTGTGTTGCTACTGAAAAAGGTTTCCGTGTGA
- a CDS encoding ABC transporter permease has protein sequence MKAFYFSAGIILMLGMITCSLFIGAGQVTLDAVWTDPMMRDIFFISRVPRTLALLLAGSAMSVAGLIMQLLTQNRFVEPSLAGTTQSAGFGLLVVMVVAPSASLMVKMVVASVFAMIGTLLFMMLLRRIVLKSALVVPLVGIMFGAVIGAVTTFGAMHYDLLQSLGSWEAGDFSGILQGRYELLWLVGILTLLACWTADRFTVAGMGREFSVNVGLNYRQVMLLGLSIIAVISGVVVVVVGALPFLGLIVPNLISMIIGDNVRKTIPWVCLLGGGLVLLCDIIGRVVRYPFEIPVSVILGVIGAVVFLTLLLSQKRHVS, from the coding sequence ATGAAAGCGTTTTATTTTTCGGCAGGTATCATCCTCATGTTGGGGATGATTACCTGTAGCCTATTTATTGGTGCGGGACAAGTTACGCTGGATGCAGTATGGACCGACCCGATGATGCGTGACATTTTTTTTATCAGTCGTGTCCCACGTACCTTGGCGCTGTTATTGGCGGGAAGCGCCATGAGCGTTGCCGGGCTAATCATGCAACTGCTGACACAGAATCGCTTTGTTGAACCTTCACTGGCTGGTACAACGCAGTCTGCGGGGTTTGGCTTGCTGGTGGTGATGGTGGTTGCGCCATCCGCTTCCTTGATGGTGAAGATGGTTGTCGCCAGTGTGTTTGCCATGATTGGTACGCTGCTGTTTATGATGCTGTTGCGCCGCATTGTCCTCAAATCGGCGTTGGTTGTGCCGCTGGTCGGGATCATGTTTGGTGCCGTCATCGGTGCGGTAACGACATTCGGTGCCATGCATTATGACTTGTTACAGTCGCTCGGTAGCTGGGAAGCCGGGGATTTTTCCGGGATTTTACAAGGCCGATATGAATTGCTCTGGCTGGTGGGAATCCTGACGTTATTAGCGTGTTGGACGGCAGACCGTTTTACTGTTGCTGGAATGGGGCGGGAGTTCTCCGTCAATGTTGGCCTGAATTACCGGCAGGTTATGTTGCTGGGGCTCTCTATCATTGCGGTGATAAGCGGTGTCGTCGTCGTTGTCGTCGGCGCATTACCGTTTTTGGGACTGATTGTGCCAAACCTGATTAGCATGATCATCGGCGATAATGTGCGGAAAACTATCCCCTGGGTGTGTTTGCTTGGCGGTGGGCTTGTGCTGCTATGCGATATCATTGGTCGTGTGGTGCGTTACCCGTTCGAGATTCCAGTGAGCGTCATTCTGGGTGTGATCGGTGCTGTCGTGTTCCTTACCCTGTTGTTGAGTCAGAAACGCCATGTCAGTTAA
- a CDS encoding siderophore ABC transporter substrate-binding protein: MRFPSMINMTLLASALVVAGCDQADSTSVARQTVAIEHTKGVTQVPVNPKKVIVFDTAILDTMTALNIDVAGVPQGDAKIFPDVLAQYRDSKYLNAGTLFEPNYEAISSAAPDLIIGGGRARDAYDKLNAIAPTIALDIDDRQFMASFTQRVEQLGEIFSKQDEAKAKLNDFKNRIAQTREKADKAGSALLVMVTGGKMSAYGPKSRFGFVFDELGFKPATEFPESGRHGNIVTSELLLSVNPDWLFVFDRDSAIGNQKEGQSAKQVLDNPLVNKTNAWQNNRVVYLDSSSIYIAGGLQSYLRLIDDVNKALDAKP; the protein is encoded by the coding sequence ATGCGGTTTCCCTCAATGATTAACATGACGCTGCTGGCTTCCGCGTTAGTGGTGGCTGGCTGCGATCAGGCTGATTCAACATCTGTGGCAAGACAAACTGTAGCGATTGAACATACAAAAGGTGTCACGCAGGTTCCCGTGAATCCGAAAAAAGTCATTGTGTTTGATACCGCCATTCTGGATACGATGACCGCGCTGAACATCGATGTTGCTGGCGTGCCACAAGGCGACGCAAAAATATTTCCAGATGTTCTCGCGCAATACCGAGACAGTAAGTACCTGAATGCTGGCACGTTGTTTGAGCCTAATTATGAAGCCATCAGCAGTGCTGCGCCGGATTTGATTATTGGTGGCGGTCGCGCTCGTGATGCCTATGACAAATTAAATGCTATCGCACCAACGATTGCGTTGGATATCGATGATCGTCAATTTATGGCCAGCTTTACGCAGCGAGTGGAACAACTGGGTGAAATTTTTAGCAAGCAGGATGAAGCTAAAGCCAAACTGAATGATTTTAAAAATCGTATCGCTCAAACGCGTGAAAAAGCCGATAAAGCAGGGTCTGCATTATTGGTGATGGTGACGGGGGGGAAAATGTCGGCATATGGCCCGAAATCCCGTTTCGGCTTTGTTTTCGATGAGTTGGGATTTAAACCCGCGACAGAGTTTCCTGAGTCAGGCCGCCACGGGAATATTGTGACATCTGAACTGTTGTTGAGTGTCAATCCGGACTGGCTATTCGTCTTCGATCGTGACAGCGCGATTGGTAACCAGAAGGAAGGTCAATCAGCGAAACAGGTTTTGGATAACCCATTAGTGAATAAAACCAATGCCTGGCAGAATAATCGCGTGGTTTACCTGGACTCTTCTTCGATTTATATCGCGGGTGGGTTGCAAAGTTATCTGCGTCTGATCGACGATGTCAATAAAGCACTTGATGCGAAACCTTAA
- the sbcB gene encoding exodeoxyribonuclease I → MAEKTQPTFFIHDYETFGKHPARDRPAQFAGVRTDMDFNIIGEPLVIYCRPSDDYLPEPEAVMITGITPQVALAKGVNEAEFARQIHDAFSVPGTCIMGYNNIRFDDEVSRNIFYRNFYDPYAYSWQNGNSRWDLLDALRACYALRPEGIVWPENDDGLPSFRLEHLTKANGISHEQAHDAMSDVYATIAMAKLFKQAQPKLFEYLFTLRNKNKISALIDIPQMKPLVHVSGMFGAARSNTSWVVPLAWHPDNRNAVIMCDLAGDMTPLLELDSETLRERLYTRRDALEADQSAVPLKLVHINKCPVLAPANTLRPEDAERLGIDRQRCLDNLALLRNHANVREKVVELFADASAFAASEDVDLRLYDGFFGDADRMAMKIIQETAPQNLPALDLTFADNRLEPLFFRYRARNFPGTLDDREQQRWLQHRRTVFTPERLQDYLSELSNLYQLHEDDKEKMAQLKALYAYAQELVG, encoded by the coding sequence ATGGCCGAGAAAACACAACCCACTTTTTTCATACATGACTACGAGACGTTCGGTAAACATCCAGCTCGCGATCGCCCCGCGCAATTTGCGGGTGTCCGTACCGATATGGATTTCAATATTATCGGTGAGCCGCTGGTCATTTATTGTCGCCCGTCGGATGATTACCTGCCGGAACCAGAAGCGGTGATGATCACCGGAATCACGCCACAGGTCGCGCTGGCAAAAGGCGTCAATGAGGCAGAATTCGCTCGTCAGATCCACGACGCATTCAGCGTGCCCGGCACCTGTATTATGGGCTACAACAACATACGTTTTGATGATGAAGTCAGCCGCAATATTTTCTACCGTAACTTCTACGATCCTTACGCTTACAGCTGGCAAAACGGCAACTCTCGCTGGGATCTGCTGGATGCGTTACGTGCTTGCTATGCCCTGCGCCCGGAAGGCATCGTCTGGCCGGAAAACGATGACGGCCTGCCCAGTTTCCGCCTTGAGCATCTGACGAAAGCCAACGGTATTTCACACGAGCAGGCGCATGATGCGATGTCCGACGTTTATGCCACCATCGCCATGGCGAAACTGTTTAAACAGGCACAGCCCAAGCTGTTTGAGTATCTGTTCACGCTGCGTAACAAAAACAAAATTTCCGCACTAATTGATATCCCGCAGATGAAACCGCTCGTGCACGTGTCTGGCATGTTTGGCGCAGCAAGGAGCAACACCAGTTGGGTCGTGCCGCTCGCCTGGCATCCGGACAACCGTAATGCGGTTATTATGTGCGATCTGGCTGGCGATATGACGCCGCTGCTGGAGCTGGATAGCGAGACATTGCGTGAACGGTTATACACCCGTCGGGATGCGCTGGAAGCCGATCAGAGTGCGGTTCCGCTCAAGCTGGTACACATCAATAAGTGTCCGGTCTTAGCGCCTGCCAATACCTTACGACCAGAAGATGCGGAAAGATTGGGCATCGATCGTCAACGCTGTCTGGACAATCTGGCGCTGCTGCGTAACCACGCGAACGTCAGAGAAAAAGTGGTGGAGCTGTTTGCCGATGCCTCCGCGTTCGCCGCCTCTGAAGATGTCGATTTACGGCTTTATGATGGCTTCTTTGGCGATGCCGACCGCATGGCGATGAAGATTATTCAGGAGACTGCCCCGCAGAACCTTCCCGCGTTGGATCTCACGTTTGCCGATAATCGCCTGGAACCGCTGTTTTTCCGCTATCGCGCTCGCAATTTCCCCGGCACGCTGGACGACCGCGAACAGCAACGGTGGTTGCAACATCGGCGTACGGTATTTACGCCAGAACGCTTGCAGGACTATCTGTCAGAACTCAGCAATTTGTATCAGTTGCATGAAGACGATAAAGAGAAGATGGCACAGCTAAAAGCGCTGTACGCCTATGCACAGGAGCTGGTGGGATAA
- a CDS encoding tail fiber assembly protein, with protein MSNYSTQIKNAELNESGLAINAGWITVYHVNPATREYQSASYEYVMQGVGLPADSYADEPELPPVGQALRRAADGKSWEQVPDYRGQTVYITETRQPQTVTQFGELPDNVTLLKPATEFDVWNGKTWVIDKAAQAVAALKSAQQELATRKAAATSRINELTYAVNLDIATDEEKASLTAWQKYAVLLSRVDVSATDIEWPIVPSS; from the coding sequence ATGAGCAACTATTCAACACAAATCAAAAACGCAGAACTGAACGAAAGTGGGCTGGCAATCAACGCGGGCTGGATTACTGTTTATCACGTTAACCCCGCAACGCGAGAATATCAGAGCGCGAGTTATGAATATGTCATGCAAGGCGTCGGGTTACCCGCTGACAGCTACGCCGATGAGCCTGAATTACCGCCCGTTGGTCAAGCCCTGCGCCGAGCGGCTGACGGTAAATCATGGGAACAGGTGCCGGACTATCGCGGCCAGACGGTTTACATCACGGAAACACGCCAGCCGCAGACTGTGACGCAGTTTGGCGAACTGCCGGATAACGTCACGCTGCTGAAACCGGCTACCGAATTCGACGTGTGGAACGGTAAAACATGGGTGATCGACAAGGCCGCGCAAGCTGTCGCAGCGCTAAAATCTGCACAGCAGGAGCTTGCTACACGCAAAGCCGCTGCCACGTCTCGCATCAATGAGCTGACGTATGCTGTTAATTTGGATATTGCGACCGATGAAGAGAAAGCCTCGCTGACAGCGTGGCAAAAATATGCAGTGCTACTGAGCCGTGTTGATGTGAGCGCTACAGATATCGAGTGGCCGATTGTACCGAGTTCATAA
- a CDS encoding phage tail protein translates to MANLPEQKTWIDGIYQLETSDPVVGGPGGISNRQAEQLASRTTYLKSEQEKTESDLATHVGAVDPHTQYAPKASPALTGTPTAPTAAQTANSNQIATTAFVKAAITTLINGSPAALDTLQELANALGNDPDFRTTVLNAIADAKADATNKLNTHASTLDAHPQYAPKTSPAFTGTPTAPTAASGSNDTQLATTAFVKVAIAALVNGSPAALDTLQELANALGNDPNFSTSILNALSGKLAKDQNGADILDASLFRKNIDIGEFRRNSVVLGTVDTEQYFNVNTPDGNYIVGGNPDVLKIPISDAFLNWRRFIGNDGSFYGVLNIVGFYTPSGGQFRQFHKVVIKGQWQSPTEIFNDSCRLINGEVSAATNPFMGIGFYNGDFGNWPSAFGVVLQSYKKDAGAISLMQESVSNANHPYRLFGRNIVVKPDGGATYGVPVEFYHTGHLPTANDVGALPITGGVIQGGIRIDRGNIDLPATRAVVGMMPNGSYRQMLSLSPDDTVVFGGPNSSAVIHTNDRAYIAVAGGKWCAVYHEGNLTSAAIGAMPSAELVGMPQLFPGAVAPAGWLKCNGQQFDTAQFPVLASRYPSGFLPDLRGEFVRGWDDGRGVDSGRALLSAQGNTIQSHAHEYRDRYYIENGNGINVAYSETAPLNYNSNVGSQGTDSDNRMWLYYDSLTSEAGNTETRPRNITFNYIVRAA, encoded by the coding sequence ATGGCTAACTTGCCTGAACAAAAAACGTGGATCGACGGCATTTATCAACTGGAAACATCAGACCCTGTTGTCGGTGGCCCCGGAGGTATTTCCAACCGACAGGCTGAACAGTTGGCTAGCCGCACGACTTATCTGAAGAGCGAGCAGGAAAAAACGGAAAGTGATTTGGCCACGCATGTCGGTGCCGTTGATCCTCATACCCAATATGCGCCGAAAGCGAGTCCAGCCCTCACAGGAACGCCAACCGCTCCAACTGCCGCTCAAACAGCTAACAGTAATCAGATTGCGACTACAGCATTCGTTAAAGCTGCGATTACTACGTTAATCAACGGCTCACCAGCAGCGCTGGATACGCTGCAGGAGCTGGCGAATGCGTTGGGGAATGACCCGGACTTCAGAACCACTGTGCTTAATGCGATTGCTGATGCCAAAGCCGACGCGACAAATAAGCTGAATACCCATGCATCAACTCTTGATGCACATCCCCAATACGCGCCGAAAACGAGTCCGGCATTCACAGGAACGCCAACCGCCCCAACTGCAGCATCCGGTTCTAATGACACGCAACTGGCCACCACGGCATTTGTGAAAGTGGCTATTGCAGCTCTGGTAAACGGCTCACCAGCTGCGCTGGATACACTGCAAGAGCTGGCGAACGCGCTAGGGAATGACCCTAACTTTTCCACCTCGATATTGAATGCGTTGTCTGGAAAACTGGCAAAAGACCAGAATGGCGCGGATATTCTTGATGCGTCACTGTTTCGCAAAAACATAGATATCGGTGAGTTTCGCAGAAATAGCGTGGTACTCGGAACTGTCGACACAGAGCAGTATTTTAATGTAAACACGCCGGACGGTAATTATATCGTTGGCGGTAACCCTGATGTTCTGAAAATCCCAATTTCAGATGCCTTTTTAAACTGGCGTCGGTTCATTGGTAATGATGGTTCGTTTTACGGTGTCCTAAATATTGTGGGATTCTACACGCCATCTGGCGGGCAATTTCGTCAGTTCCATAAAGTTGTAATTAAAGGGCAGTGGCAATCACCGACAGAGATTTTTAATGATTCATGCCGATTGATTAACGGGGAGGTTTCGGCAGCGACAAACCCATTCATGGGGATCGGTTTTTATAACGGAGATTTCGGGAATTGGCCGAGTGCGTTCGGCGTCGTTTTGCAATCGTATAAAAAAGACGCTGGCGCAATTAGTTTGATGCAAGAGTCAGTTTCTAATGCTAATCACCCATATCGATTGTTTGGCAGAAATATTGTCGTGAAACCAGATGGGGGGGCTACCTATGGCGTCCCCGTAGAATTCTACCACACTGGACATCTGCCGACGGCCAATGACGTTGGCGCACTCCCTATCACAGGCGGTGTGATTCAGGGTGGCATTCGAATTGATAGGGGAAATATAGATTTACCTGCAACCCGCGCGGTGGTTGGCATGATGCCTAATGGTAGCTACAGGCAAATGCTGTCGTTATCGCCGGATGATACTGTCGTTTTTGGCGGACCGAATAGTTCAGCCGTTATTCATACAAATGACAGAGCATACATTGCGGTTGCAGGTGGTAAATGGTGCGCCGTTTATCATGAAGGCAACCTTACCTCTGCCGCAATCGGCGCTATGCCGTCTGCTGAACTGGTGGGTATGCCGCAGCTATTCCCTGGCGCTGTCGCACCTGCTGGCTGGCTGAAATGCAACGGTCAGCAATTCGACACGGCGCAATTTCCTGTTTTAGCGTCCCGCTATCCGTCCGGTTTCCTGCCCGATTTACGCGGTGAGTTTGTTCGCGGGTGGGATGACGGGCGCGGGGTTGATAGCGGTCGTGCGCTGCTTTCAGCGCAGGGTAATACTATTCAGAGCCACGCTCATGAATACAGAGACCGCTATTACATTGAAAACGGGAATGGCATTAACGTCGCATATTCAGAAACTGCGCCACTGAATTACAACAGTAACGTAGGTTCACAGGGAACAGATTCGGACAATAGGATGTGGCTCTATTACGATAGTCTCACGTCAGAAGCAGGCAATACAGAAACCCGCCCCCGCAATATTACATTTAACTACATCGTGAGAGCAGCATAA
- a CDS encoding phage tail protein — translation MSKDLLPPSLASDLRFSVLASLLDGFDALQVEAVIVYLVDIVDSSALDALAEQFSLKEDGWQLAESEDARRAMIKSAIERHRFKGTEWAVRDVIRSLGFGDVELIEHIGRLSYNGTRSYNGHMVYGDSNKWPVYRVLLQQPITNDQAQMLRNTLEMIAPARCLLASLEYLGVPIRYNETASYDGSYNYGSA, via the coding sequence ATGAGTAAAGACCTTCTCCCGCCCTCACTGGCGTCTGATCTGCGATTTAGCGTGTTGGCATCGTTACTGGATGGATTTGACGCTCTGCAGGTTGAAGCCGTCATTGTCTATCTGGTCGACATCGTTGACAGCAGCGCACTGGATGCGCTTGCTGAGCAATTCTCTCTGAAGGAGGACGGTTGGCAACTGGCTGAATCTGAAGATGCCCGCCGCGCAATGATTAAGTCAGCGATAGAGCGGCATCGCTTCAAAGGGACGGAATGGGCCGTTCGTGACGTTATCCGTAGTCTCGGATTTGGTGATGTGGAGTTAATCGAACACATCGGACGCCTAAGTTACAACGGTACTCGCAGTTATAACGGTCACATGGTTTACGGCGATAGCAACAAATGGCCTGTCTACCGCGTTTTGCTGCAACAACCCATCACCAACGACCAGGCGCAGATGCTGCGTAACACATTGGAAATGATTGCCCCCGCCCGCTGCCTCTTGGCCAGTCTGGAATATCTGGGGGTGCCTATTCGCTATAACGAAACCGCGTCGTATGACGGCAGTTATAATTACGGGAGTGCATAA